A window of Metopolophium dirhodum isolate CAU chromosome 6, ASM1992520v1, whole genome shotgun sequence genomic DNA:
tttttaacataatatattaatttaataaaaagaagatttttgttatttttttgatctgttgatttttgaaaaaatcatgtAACTCATGTCTGACATAATCTACTTGTAAAATTTtagtgagtataaaatatagtataatattatgattaatcagttattattagggctcggatttgcatataaatatatattttcagtatATGACATGATAAACCAATTTCGGCAAGGaataaatttgtttcacaagatttttgataaaacgaactatatattttgattttacacatttttaaatattttgtcataaatgcaattttttttacgtataacacaattattcaattttttcttacatatttagacaattttaatgttcaaatttgttttcttcAGAGTTCAGAGCGATTTAAAGACTAAAAGTatgccaatattattatataagtaggccaatatttaatagtttacgACTTGTGTAGTATAATATCGACAATTTTTTTACGCAGCTACACGGGTTCATGTGGggttcttaataaaaatatcaatagaaGCCTCCTAGATTAGATgccttaaataataatcttacctttaaattttataacaggtcaattcactctaattttaaaatttgccGAGTAAAATGCGTATTATAGTGGACgaaaaatttgccatgttgtacgcgtttgtaagacggagacagctCATGCTGGTATAGTGTTCTCATATCAACGATTGTTGACCTTTGGTCGTGAATCAATTAAAAACGAAACCTAGCTACTGATTCTACGTATTTGTGCACACAGTACGCCTTTACTTGGCGCCTACAATGAtaacacaaatttaataaaCGCATTTGATGTTTCCATTGGACATtataaactaaaacaaattgcaaaaacaatataatattttgataatttatcaatttaacttGTCtgcaataaatcattttttataaaatcagaaGTTTTATTCAGCTCTTGAGTGCGCCTCtgtgacaataattataacttaaattggAGGCATGATGTAATTCGACAATTTTTCATGATGGTGCATTTAATATGCAATGATTTGTAAAAGGATAACGCTGattaatacaaaatgaaaacaaaagtGCATTACATAAATGGTGTTGCgcacattattttgatttagcAGTTACGATTGCTGTGAAGCAACTGAATGTGCACACGACTTTTTTGGTAAAATTACTATGCAGTAATGTGATTTTGAGTACTACCTATGCGATTGCATTTTAGTAATCTCCAGTGTGATATCACAATAATActtctataatatgtttaagagACTATAGGTGTATACGAATAACAATTTGACTGTCTAAACTTAGTGATGTCACAATTAGAATTCTATGCGACTGTAATttgtaatatcaaatatgacataaaaattgtaatcaTAAAATTACTAGGATAGTTGTACAATGCGATTACTTATTTAcgtaaccatattataatttaaaattgttacaaTGCGAAGTCTCTGACATATCGTAggtatgtatgaatatattatttaatagtaggtaagtatctataaatagaaattataaaaaatataatataaatctgttGAAATCGCATcagttttcaaatcttaaatataaaaacaaaatattttatgaatttttatttgctagttcaaaatagttttcataataatatgttcctaATTTTcagcaatattaaaaatagaaataataggtacattttaaaataaataaatatgttattattgataaatatatattatgtaatattggtAGACAATGTGAGAACCgtattcttattaaaattaatgaacttTCTGAATAGCTAGCTTATGGTTAAGATTTATTTTACGTTGTTATGGTTAAACTTACAGTGTATAAAGGTAGCTTGCTCTAAAGCtgtttattattacagtttattaaatgtattacccacatttatttttattaactttatatcTTACTATCTATCCataatgatgatatttttgaaaaatgtgattagtaagattaaaaataaaaatgaatgtttgatATCTCATTCAacgctgttattattattaatttattgtagatAAATACCTACAGACATggccaaaaatatattttataagttagcTATATGTGTTTTGTTCAATTTAATtagttgtataaattatgtatgagagtatattaattgtattacatataatacatcATAGATTAATAGGGAGCGGTTGTTTATacgtttatcatatttttttaaaaaaaaattctaaattaaggaggagtaaaataaaaatatcaaattaatactGCAAATGTGTTCgatatattttctttgtttcatacaacaaaccaacttttaaaaatgttcacttggaatttgacgactataaacttttagatataggtacctaataaacattttatttttatttttcatggaaatgaaatatttcaagaaaataaatcttatgaaattttaaaaccctagttatttataattggaTACTTAATACATCatagtattacaattattattaagcaagttttagaataaataataattgtaaaaaaacttataaaaattagttaagtttttgcagggcttgaaaccgatatttcataccgattttgaataccggttaaaaccgttaaaaaccgaaatcaataccgaaaccgaaaaaaaccaATACCGGTAATCAAAACcggaaaaattcaaaaccaaaaacgaaatcagaaaaaaataaatactgaataaaaatcattttagttgatattaAATTAGGTTCATTGCAATTCAAGGCAAAAATTAAATGATCCTTTATTAAGGCAAGAGCACATAAATTAAatcctattttcattttttttgttctatgcAATAGTTTGGTTGCTGGATTATACCAGCCTGTATCACACTTCCCAAACCTAGATGACACGGCAAGAAGAAACTGCAAACAAATAAGTAAATAGAATGATATTGAAAAGATAATTCGAAATAAGAATTCAATAATACTTTAAGTCCAGTCTGTCTAGGTGAATTACGAATTGTGTGTGGTATAGTAATGCGCCGATGTTTCTTTATGATATGGAAATTTAAAGCCTCAATGACAAAATctttacctaaaaatattataattattgtatgaaattataaattttcagtAACAgcgtaataatgaaaaaaatatacatttaagattatttttaataagaggTTCATCAACTACATTTTTTGATATATACTCTTCGGG
This region includes:
- the LOC132946255 gene encoding ring canal kelch homolog, with translation MEHVRLSLAPEEYISKNVVDEPLIKNNLKCKDFVIEALNFHIIKKHRRITIPHTIRNSPRQTGLKFLLAVSSRFGKCDTGWYNPATKLLHRTKKMKIGFNLCALALIKDHLIFALNCNEPNLISTKMIFIQYLFFSDFVFGFEFFRF